Proteins encoded within one genomic window of Schaalia sp. HMT-172:
- a CDS encoding YaaA family protein, producing MLIWLPPSEGKNAPESGPCLSLDALSRPSLNADRRRVADALVALGSGVDAAAALKVGTRIDLSVNEALDSAPCAPASSLFTGVLFEAIEAVAPGAWQSMGASHVSVFSGLFGVLSPADHVPNHRLAMGVSLPGFGVMSTWWAPRLDAALRPEASECIVIDARSGPYRAACKAPWARVWELRVVREAGGTRSVISHDAKRWRGAVTGTLLASGGYAAGETAECEQALTDAAHAVTLHDARGAEHRVIDVEFGPEKKAKQGGATRALTLVTN from the coding sequence ATGCTGATCTGGTTGCCCCCGTCGGAGGGGAAGAACGCGCCCGAATCCGGGCCTTGTCTGTCCCTGGACGCCCTCTCGCGCCCTTCGCTGAACGCGGATCGTCGCCGGGTCGCGGACGCGCTCGTGGCGCTTGGGTCCGGGGTGGACGCTGCGGCCGCCCTCAAGGTCGGAACGCGCATCGACCTGTCCGTCAACGAGGCTCTTGACTCCGCCCCCTGCGCCCCGGCCTCGTCGCTCTTCACGGGCGTTCTCTTCGAGGCCATCGAGGCCGTCGCCCCCGGCGCGTGGCAGAGCATGGGCGCGTCTCACGTGTCGGTTTTTTCGGGCCTCTTCGGGGTCCTCTCCCCCGCCGACCACGTCCCCAACCACCGCCTCGCCATGGGCGTGTCCTTGCCCGGCTTCGGCGTCATGTCCACCTGGTGGGCACCGCGCTTGGACGCGGCCCTGCGCCCGGAGGCCTCGGAGTGCATCGTTATCGACGCGCGCTCGGGCCCCTACCGGGCAGCCTGCAAGGCGCCGTGGGCGCGCGTGTGGGAACTGCGCGTCGTGCGCGAGGCGGGCGGCACACGCTCCGTCATTTCCCACGACGCTAAGCGCTGGAGGGGCGCCGTCACGGGCACACTCCTGGCGTCGGGAGGATACGCCGCGGGCGAGACGGCCGAGTGTGAGCAGGCGCTGACGGACGCTGCGCACGCGGTGACGTTGCACGACGCTCGCGGGGCCGAGCACCGCGTTATCGATGTCGAATTCGGGCCGGAAAAGAAGGCGAAACAGGGCGGCGCGACGCGAGCGCTCACGCTGGTGACCAATTAG
- the map gene encoding type I methionyl aminopeptidase, with amino-acid sequence MEASSLARRAPLGTLKPGRVSARRAVPEHIARPEYMFHDGPERVTTSDIKSPETIAKIREAGRIAAGAIEAVGAAIAPGVTTDELDRIGHEYLLAHDAYPSCLGYMGFPKSLCSSINEVICHGIPDDRPLQDGDIINIDITAYKDSVHGDTCAMFEVGTVDEESHLLIERTKNAMMRGIKAVGPGREINVIGRVIEAYAKRFDYGVVRDFTGHGVGEAFHSGLIVPHYDAAPSYDTVMEVGMVFTIEPMLTLGTVEWERWDDDWTIVTADRSRTAQFEHTIVVTEDGAEILTLP; translated from the coding sequence ATGGAAGCATCATCGCTGGCACGCCGCGCGCCCCTGGGCACGCTGAAGCCCGGACGCGTCTCGGCCCGGCGCGCCGTGCCTGAGCACATCGCGCGCCCCGAATACATGTTCCACGACGGCCCCGAGCGCGTCACGACCTCGGACATCAAGAGCCCCGAGACGATCGCGAAGATCCGCGAGGCCGGGCGCATCGCCGCCGGTGCCATCGAGGCCGTGGGCGCCGCCATCGCGCCGGGCGTGACAACCGACGAGCTAGACCGTATCGGCCACGAGTACCTGCTCGCGCACGACGCCTACCCGTCGTGTCTGGGCTACATGGGCTTCCCCAAGTCCCTCTGTTCCTCGATCAACGAGGTCATCTGCCACGGCATCCCCGACGACCGCCCGCTTCAAGACGGCGACATCATCAACATCGACATCACGGCCTACAAGGACAGCGTCCACGGCGACACCTGCGCCATGTTCGAGGTCGGCACGGTCGACGAGGAGTCCCACCTGCTCATCGAACGAACGAAGAACGCGATGATGCGCGGCATCAAGGCCGTGGGTCCGGGCCGCGAAATCAACGTGATCGGGCGCGTCATCGAGGCATACGCGAAGCGATTCGACTACGGGGTCGTGCGCGATTTCACGGGCCACGGCGTCGGCGAAGCCTTCCACTCCGGCCTCATCGTCCCCCATTACGACGCGGCCCCCTCCTACGACACGGTCATGGAGGTCGGGATGGTCTTCACGATCGAGCCCATGCTGACACTGGGCACCGTCGAGTGGGAGCGCTGGGACGACGATTGGACGATCGTGACCGCCGACCGCTCGCGCACCGCGCAGTTCGAGCACACGATTGTCGTGACCGAGGACGGGGCCGAGATCCTGACCCTTCCCTGA
- the ppgK gene encoding polyphosphate--glucose phosphotransferase, with protein MVQVACGIDIGGSGVKGALVDLETGEYIGDQVRIPTPTPATPEAVAQVCREVIDQLDVKIGVPIGVTFPAPVFNGVIPYMANLDQSWVNVNVDALMERYLGRTVVALNDADAAGIAEVAYGAAKGRDGVIVFTTQGTGIGSAIIVNGTLLTNTELGHLEIDGTDAEKNASSGQKTLQGLNWEQWAQRLQRYYSHVEFLLNPDLFVVGGGVSENHEKFMPLLTLKTPMIPAKLLNTAGIVGAAYYAAQHSA; from the coding sequence ATGGTTCAGGTCGCTTGCGGCATCGACATCGGCGGATCCGGCGTGAAGGGCGCGCTGGTGGATCTTGAGACCGGCGAGTACATCGGCGATCAGGTTCGTATTCCCACCCCCACCCCGGCAACCCCCGAAGCCGTGGCGCAGGTCTGCCGCGAGGTCATCGACCAGCTCGACGTCAAGATCGGCGTGCCGATTGGCGTCACCTTCCCCGCCCCCGTCTTTAACGGCGTGATCCCCTACATGGCGAACCTCGATCAGTCGTGGGTTAACGTCAATGTGGATGCTCTGATGGAGCGTTACCTGGGCCGCACCGTCGTCGCCCTCAACGACGCGGACGCCGCGGGCATCGCCGAGGTCGCCTACGGAGCGGCAAAGGGCCGCGACGGGGTCATCGTGTTTACGACGCAGGGCACGGGCATTGGCTCGGCCATCATCGTCAACGGCACACTGCTGACCAACACAGAGCTGGGCCACCTGGAGATCGACGGCACCGACGCGGAGAAGAACGCGTCTTCGGGCCAAAAGACACTCCAGGGCCTGAATTGGGAGCAGTGGGCGCAGCGCCTCCAGCGCTACTACAGCCACGTGGAGTTCCTGCTTAACCCCGACCTGTTCGTCGTGGGCGGGGGTGTCTCGGAGAACCACGAGAAGTTCATGCCTCTGCTCACGCTGAAGACCCCCATGATTCCCGCGAAGCTGCTCAACACCGCTGGCATCGTCGGCGCCGCCTACTACGCGGCGCAGCATAGTGCCTGA
- the pheS gene encoding phenylalanine--tRNA ligase subunit alpha: MAGNAPDLDPLDEAAVDAVRAQGLVDIEEADSLDALKAVRAALLGDQAPLVTANRTIGSLEPSKRGLAGKNLGQARKALTEALEARKEVLAAEHEARMLVEESVDVTVPTRRRPAGARHPLETLMEEVADFFVAMGWDIAEGPEIEHEWFNFDSLNFDIDHPARQMQDTLYIDGRSVGGEKEEDGHLVMRTHTSPVQSHSMLARGVPLYVACPGKVFRSDALDATHTPVFHQVEGLAVDKGLTMAHLKGVLDHFAKAMFGPEAKTRLRPSYFPFTEPSAEMDLWFPQKKGGPGWIEWGGCGMVNPNVLRANGVDPEVYSGFAFGMGIERTLMLRHGIADMHDIVEGDVRFSQQFGVNGRGN, from the coding sequence ATGGCTGGCAATGCCCCTGACCTTGATCCTCTTGACGAGGCCGCCGTCGACGCAGTGCGCGCCCAGGGCCTCGTCGATATTGAAGAAGCAGATTCGCTGGACGCCCTCAAGGCCGTTCGCGCCGCTCTTCTTGGCGATCAAGCCCCGCTTGTGACCGCGAACCGCACGATCGGTTCGCTGGAGCCCTCGAAGCGTGGCCTGGCCGGAAAGAATCTCGGACAGGCGCGCAAGGCGCTGACCGAGGCGCTCGAGGCCCGCAAGGAGGTCCTCGCCGCCGAGCACGAGGCACGCATGCTGGTCGAGGAGTCCGTGGACGTCACGGTCCCCACGCGCCGCCGCCCCGCCGGTGCCCGCCATCCCCTGGAGACGCTCATGGAAGAGGTCGCGGACTTCTTCGTGGCCATGGGCTGGGACATTGCCGAGGGCCCCGAGATCGAGCACGAGTGGTTCAATTTCGACTCACTTAACTTCGACATCGATCACCCCGCCCGCCAGATGCAGGACACCCTCTACATTGACGGCCGCAGCGTGGGCGGCGAGAAGGAGGAGGACGGCCACCTGGTGATGCGCACGCACACCTCGCCCGTGCAGTCCCACTCGATGCTCGCGCGCGGTGTGCCGCTGTACGTGGCGTGCCCGGGTAAGGTCTTCCGTTCCGACGCGCTGGATGCGACGCACACGCCGGTCTTCCACCAGGTCGAGGGCCTCGCGGTTGACAAGGGCCTGACGATGGCGCACCTCAAGGGCGTTCTCGATCACTTCGCCAAGGCCATGTTTGGCCCCGAGGCGAAGACACGCCTGCGTCCCTCCTACTTCCCTTTCACCGAGCCCAGCGCCGAGATGGACCTGTGGTTCCCCCAGAAGAAGGGCGGCCCCGGCTGGATCGAGTGGGGCGGCTGCGGCATGGTCAACCCCAACGTCCTGCGAGCCAACGGCGTGGACCCCGAGGTTTACTCGGGCTTCGCGTTCGGCATGGGCATCGAGCGCACGCTGATGCTGCGTCACGGCATCGCTGACATGCATGACATCGTCGAGGGAGACGTTCGCTTCTCCCAGCAGTTCGGCGTCAATGGAAGGGGAAACTGA
- the panB gene encoding 3-methyl-2-oxobutanoate hydroxymethyltransferase translates to MSHITNPDGAAPASLPTPTLLGAKRVRVQHIARAKAEGIPLTMLTAYDALTAPILEAAGVDMLLVGDSLGNVILGHGSTLPVTLEDMERATAAVARSTSRAMIVADLPFGTYEDTAEHAFASATALMKAGAHAVKLEGGRSRAHIIAALTAAGIPVCAHLGYTPQSENTLGGPRMQGRGAGADQLRADAEAVEKAGAFAVVFEMVPASIATELTQTLTIPTIGIGAGPNTDGQVLVWSDMAGYSDWTPSFVRQFGQLGQALREAASDYVEAVRERSFPGPDNYKND, encoded by the coding sequence ATGTCTCACATCACGAACCCCGACGGCGCGGCCCCGGCCTCGTTGCCAACCCCCACCCTCTTGGGCGCCAAGCGCGTGCGCGTCCAGCACATCGCGCGCGCCAAGGCCGAGGGCATCCCCCTGACCATGCTCACCGCCTACGACGCCCTGACCGCGCCCATCCTGGAGGCCGCCGGGGTCGACATGCTCCTCGTGGGCGATTCGCTGGGGAACGTGATCTTGGGGCACGGCTCGACCCTGCCCGTCACCCTGGAGGACATGGAGCGCGCCACAGCCGCCGTCGCTCGCTCAACCTCCCGCGCGATGATCGTCGCCGATCTGCCTTTCGGCACCTACGAGGACACTGCGGAGCACGCCTTCGCCTCGGCGACCGCGCTCATGAAGGCCGGCGCCCACGCCGTCAAGCTTGAGGGCGGGCGCAGCCGCGCCCACATCATCGCCGCACTCACGGCCGCCGGCATCCCCGTGTGCGCGCACCTGGGATACACGCCCCAGTCCGAAAACACGCTGGGCGGACCGCGCATGCAGGGACGAGGCGCTGGTGCCGATCAGCTGCGCGCGGACGCCGAGGCCGTCGAAAAGGCCGGAGCCTTCGCCGTCGTCTTCGAGATGGTGCCCGCTTCCATCGCGACGGAGCTCACCCAAACCCTGACTATCCCCACCATCGGTATCGGCGCGGGTCCGAACACCGACGGACAGGTGCTTGTGTGGTCCGACATGGCCGGATACTCCGACTGGACGCCCTCTTTCGTGCGACAGTTCGGCCAGCTTGGTCAGGCTCTGCGTGAGGCCGCGTCCGACTACGTGGAGGCGGTGCGCGAGCGCTCCTTCCCCGGCCCCGACAACTACAAGAACGACTGA